Proteins encoded by one window of Cloeon dipterum chromosome 2, ieCloDipt1.1, whole genome shotgun sequence:
- the LOC135937700 gene encoding E3 SUMO-protein ligase RanBP2-like isoform X2 has protein sequence MFSKKKDLDAYVSDIFKKSKSEKERNSKCLTIAKQYAQLQEWATARRYVGAYIQDHPNSAPAMRLQGDCEENLGNMEKALNSYRSSLTGDPTQKDLIFKVCELLCKVSVDTETYQYWADRAESLESTHPSVFKLKEHILTSISSSSSISFVPQELEALIMAEQKARPEDPSPNCRLLKLYTGKGQHSKAYKLAVELEAKSPFRNDIMWYETLTQSLEECKKSVENNWEFHSFLLLALERLLSLCIDNVFDHSKQNNLVHNNLSTVIDTTFKLDQALFSAQTIDKPGLTSRRALAEHLMQHLVAQLAFHLACILFKKAKRDPAQWKSAKKFSGPLLMLAYQTQIPDEDLSWFKDLPNSLQNSTKLWMNDGRLRKSQAGNILLGLNRKKKFLDVISPLLVTKWQEKLYEDIFVEYPRSSLTSYLAMKMDTNKLNRSLPTSNELGPFDEASTLSYFDQLPLLVWYGLQFRAQGHPWTPLNEMNDDPNLVALNVLPAKSLCAAFPSLKRFNKDLPGINQPTPESLSQMDIDAFIFASVACSASVLEGNQIRWSDEKPEVLPICLSEELCTSPQKLWWTNVCRILKPSAGHFSVSSETRKIIRNGLEAIRSVDSQSGQQDVRLLCALARYFTAQAIKNEKCGADDDLVAALYLRASHYWSCAKPALENIKSGRALRQLHPDRLFALIGKELDRFGADSLLYEACFAAGAQLVKNGRFEEAIEAFGDLSSPYASMEQALLYKRMGEAEDVDMPTKKIYFKRALGSFYLTLDRLKGQRVDPRHPLNNSLRLYIEETEEQINVLFPDAHIRNQVRRGDHSYSDVSDEEDNPRTPAPRAHHSTPFTSSRARPVTLSNGTPANGSQRSHNYYRSPAVLTPRPREEARPSPERLEAQMRQLSVQREGELQAMARIVEATRSSDNGLRTELQYFKDAVSKDLQANQREMMELRKETEELNKNFQSVQNDLQKVLKLLKTTHITNISPAVSESRNIPDEDHHYYGEEIENEYGNESSAINLSQVPHQKSFPTAAAAGNTAGNFPMYNRAVFPFPPPNYFPLAGGVDTTALMYQNLPFLAPGALPFSEGQRLPEFQVGAPNLLPGQLPVSATAAQNAAIYSQLVQPPVQLAMVNKVPPVAPTAQIVSDPTAPVATKTPEKTPLLSLPHAFQITMPAEAQIPTASPLDKAPALADVSPQMILQNVPTPAYSSVTPEASKHTPRISRVSVGSVVSEDGEVPEHDAIPDFKPIIPLPDEVAPNTGEEEENVLFENRAKLYRFVDGEWKERGTGLMKILESMETSKVRILMRRDQVLKVCCNHFIPSDIVLSHISGNDKTWSWAAQDFADETVRVEKFGVRFKTVEEANLFKDTIDKVKAKLPKTPVSKLVDSSPTLIASSKSPVSKPPLIAETPKSSISAKSNAPASTVSFGGFTFTSAPSLAKKADEDRVDVSKKEETASKPSPFAGFSFGTPSSTPSIFGSFGGQKSETFGGVSALQSSEKNEKSTPLLGTTSVFENSPVSQLSFASMSQQQPSTFSSSAGNFKGFDGAGTLVFGGSTPSKSTTAVESTGSVSSSAVCPGDAESAEDFIPTADFKPVIPLPELVEVKTGEEGEDVLFENRAKLLRFVLETKEWKERGIGKMKMTWNPSTCKVRLVMRREQVLKVCCNHFLTREMKLLPISSSDRSWTWVAQDYSEGNLSQETLAIKFKNPEEASAFKEKWQEIQKDMTDGDKLLRGQAPPAQTPATSVTPLTADKDLMKQFKKPEGSWECKDCYISNKADVTKCVACQTSKPGSETPKSNQTTTPAAGGSLMSQFKKPEGSWDCKACYINNKSDVNICVACETARPGFEGTKPTKNLTPGLTFDFKSSGSSKFSFGNAAAAGPVVTSSSTSTFNFGNPSSTSTSKPAFAFGVSQPAFSFGTPKITEPSSTTTSFGFKLPATPAQITTISTSAVSPGDAEESDGEVENDEGDHIHFTPIIPLPEMVNVVTGEEDEEPLYSHRAKLFRWANGEWKERGIGDLKILRHKQNGSIRLLMRRDQVLKICLNHRLTNEMEFSPKGDKNRSFQWHASDFSEGEVRQEQFAVLFKTEDIAKDFIEHVEEAKSLLGDHDSLAAQSETAAKTMSPNANNSILESSLASNNQSTTPSKSFSFGQDNNSSASGTPKFTLAPSSFSFGAPSKDFTQKTSTADPSVASDDEVKILDVINVHVSPEDVNKARALQLPDNFYSYKQKTPCKGCKGCQDEESDSSSASVKEESSAQAAKPVAVFGQSATVGFSEKSIKPALNGSSINIFSPSTDQPTFASLAQSNTSSGFGNAASSKPFSWGTGAPLFGSSPAPVFGGGNTKPVALFQSPATASPKTDKDGHSSGEEEEEEEAHDPHFEPIIDLPDIIDVRTGEEDEEKIFAQRAKLYRYDTSTKEWKERGVGEMKLLYHQATGRYRLLLRREQVYKVVLNQLLTKDLELKKMATSNNAVCWGGFNHAEESGGKTEELAVRFKNEDLLNEFKSKVEEAKERLSTMAPSTPPQADRHGPRTPPVHYEESDEEEQEEEEEGEDEEDEDDYETYDDYEENDLTDEQATVFSRKDGDPFGPWLALGVGRVKIAYCSDGLYSVIIELDVSEGSESVRIPVDSRMQAFSERTQDKEICFSGMNQAQDTDRVEYYKVLFQSSSAADDFQAHFSEGLVMADNLQQENDVEP, from the exons ATGTTTTCGAAGAAAAAGGATTTGGACGCGTATGTCAGTGACATTTTCAAAAagtcaaaaagtgaaaaagag cGAAATTCAAAGTGCTTGACCATCGCGAAGCAATACGCTCAGCTTCAGGAATGGGCAACTGCTCGCAGATATGTCGGAGCTTACATCCAAGACCATCCGAATTCGGCTCCCGCGATGCGTTTACAAGGAGACTGCGAAGAGAACCTGGGAAATATGGAGAAGGCTCTCAACTCCTATCGAAGCAGTCTGACAGGGGACCCGACACAGAAAGATCTCATATTCAAAG TCTGTGAGCTACTGTGCAAAGTCTCAGTCGACACAGAGACCTATCAGTACTGGGCTGACCGAGCAGAGTCTCTTGAAAGCACCCACCCGTCTGTTTTCAAGCTGAAAGAACACATTCTTACATCTATATCGTCTAGTAGCAGTATCAGTTTTGTTCCTCAAGAGTTAGAGGCCTTGATAATGG CTGAGCAGAAGGCTCGACCAGAAGATCCAAGTCCAAATTGCCGGCTTTTGAAATTGTACACAGGGAAAGGCCAGCACTCTAAAGCCTATAAGCTTGCAGTTGAACTGGAAGCTAAAAGCCCATTCAGGAATGACATAATGTGGTATGAAACCCTTACACAGTCTCTTGAG GAATGCAAGAAGAGCGTAGAAAACAACTGGGAGTTTCATTCCTTCCTACTTCTTGCCTTGGAACGTCTTTTGTCTCTGTGCATTGATAACGTGTTTGATCACAGCAAGCAGAACAATTTGGTCCATAATAACTTGAGCACTGTCATTGACACAACGTTCAAGCTTGATCAAGCGCTATTTTCAGCACAAACTATT GATAAGCCTGGCTTGACTAGCAGGCGTGCTCTGGCTGAGCATCTGATGCAACACCTTGTTGCTCAGCTAGCATTTCATCTTGCTTGCATCCTCTTCAAGAAAGCcaaaagg GATCCAGCTCAATGGAAGTCAGCTAAAAAGTTCAGCGGCCCGCTGTTGATGTTAGCATATCAAACTCAGATTCCGGATGAGGATTTATCGTGGTTCAAAGATTTGCCAAATTCTCTCCAAAACAGCACCAAGCTGTGGATGAATGATGGAAGACTCCGAAAGAGTCAAGCTG gtaACATTCTTCTGGGGTTAAACAGGAAGAAAAAGTTCTTGGATGTCATCTCTCCTCTGTTAGTAACAAAGTGGCAGGAAAAGTTGTACGAG GACATCTTTGTAGAGTACCCCAGGAGCAGCCTTACTTCGTATTTGGCTATGAAAATGGATACAAACAAACTGAACAGAAGCCTTCCAACCTCCAATGAGCTTGGGCCATTTGATGAAGCCTCTACTTTGTCTTACTTCGACCAACTGCCTCTTCTTGTTTGGTATGGCCTTCAGTTCCGAGCTCAAGGACACCCCTGGACTCCACTCAACGAAATGAACGATGACCCTAACCTGGTTGCACTCAACGTTCTACCAGCAAAGTCACTTTGTGCAGCATTTCCCAGTTTGAAGCGATTCAACAAAGACTTGCCAGGAATCAATCAGCCTACTCCCGAAAGCTTGTCTCAGATGGACATTGATGCGTTCATCTTTGCATCAG TTGCTTGCTCCGCAAGTGTGCTAGAAGGAAATCAAATTCGCTGGAGTGATGAAAAACCTGAAGTCCTCCCAATCTGCTTGTCTGAAGAGCTGTGTACTTCACCTCAGAAATTATG GTGGACAAATGTCTGTCGCATTCTGAAGCCATCAGCAGGTCACTTCTCTGTATCATCAGAGACAAGGAAAATAATCAGAAATGGACTAGAAGCAATAAGATCAGTTGACTCGCAAAGTGGACAGCAGGATGTCCGTCTCCTTTGCGCACTGGCTAGATACTTCACTGCTCAAGCCatcaagaatgaaaaatgtggCGCAGATGATGACCTCGTTGCCGCTCTCTACTTGCGAGCAAGCCACTACTGGTCTTGCGCAAAGCCTGCGCTGGAGAACATTAAGAGCGGGAGAGCTTTGAGACAACTTCACCCAGATAGGCTCTTCGCACTAATTGG CAAAGAGTTGGACCGATTTGGGGCAGATTCACTGTTGTATGAAGCATGTTTTGCTGCTGGTGCTCAACTTGTCAAAAATGGAAGATTTGAAGAGGCTATTGAAGCTTTTGGTGACTTGTCCAGTCCTTATGCAAGCATGGAACAGGCATTG CTCTACAAGAGAATGGGAGAAGCTGAGGATGTTGACATGCCAACTAAAAAGATATATTTCAAGAGAGCTTTGGGCAGTTTCTATCTCACCCTAGACAGGCTGAAGGGACAAA GAGTGGATCCCAGACACCCATTGAACAACTCTTTGAGATTATACATTGAAGAAACCGAGGAACAAATTAATGTGCTTTTCCCTGATGCACATATCAGGAATCAAG TGCGAAGAGGTGATCATTCTTATAGTGACGTCTCTGATGAGGAAGACAATCCAAGAACGCCAGCACCAAGGGCTCATCACAGCACTCCATTCACCtcg AGCCGCGCACGTCCTGTAACTTTATCAAATGGTACTCCTGCAAATGGTAGCCAGCGGAGTCATAATTACTACAGATCACCAGCAGTCCTGACACCGAGGCCAAGAGAAGAAGCGCGGCCCAGCCCTGAAAGACTTGAAGCTCAAATGCGTCAGCTTAGTGTCCAGCGGGAGGGTGAGCTGCAAGCAATGGCTCGCATTGTGGAGGCAACCAGGAGCAGTGACAACGGCTTGAGAACAGAACTGCAGTATTTCAAG GATGCCGTGAGCAAAGACCTGCAAGCTAACCAACGGGAGATGATGGAGTTGAGAAAAGAGACAGAAGAACTGAACAAAAACTTTCAAAGTGTTCAGAATGATTTGCAAAAGGTTTTAAAACTTCTGAAGACAACCCATATTACCAACATTAGTCCTGCT GTTTCTGAGTCTCGAAACATTCCTGATGAAGACCATCATTATTATGGAGAGGagattgaaaatgaatatggCAATGAAAGCTCAGCAATAAACCTGAGTCAAGTTCCGCACCAGAAATCCTTCCCaactgccgctgctgcaggCAACACAGCTGGAAACTTTCCCATGTACAACCGTgctgtttttccttttccgcCTCCAAATTATTTCCCACTTGCTGGTGGAGTTGACACAACAGCTCTGATGTACCAAAACCTGCCTTTCCTGGCACCTGGAGCACTTCCTTTCAG TGAGGGACAGCGTTTACCAGAATTCCAAGTGGGTGCACCCAATTTGCTGCCAGGCCAATTGCCTGTATCAGCAACAGCAGCTCAAAATGCTGCTATTTACAGCCAACTGGTACAGCCGCCAGTGCAGCTTGCAATGGTCAACAAGGTTCCGCCTGTG GCACCAACTGCGCAGATAGTTTCCGATCCCACAGCTCCTGTGGCTACTAA GACTCCAGAGAAAACGCCCTTACTGTCGCTACCCCACGCATTCCAAATCACTATGCCTGCTGAAGCTCAAATACCAACTGCTTCTCCGCTTGACAAAGCTCCTGCATTAG CTGATGTGTCTCCACaaatgattttgcaaaatgtgcCTACTCCGGCCTATTCTTCTGTAACCCCAGAAGCTTCAAAGCACACTCCTAGAATCTCTAGAGTGTCGGTGGGTTCTGTTGTGTCAGAAGATGGTGAAGTACCAGAACACGATGCAATTCCGGACTTCAAGCCCATCATTCCTCTGCCAGATGAAGTTGCGCCAAATACTGGTGAAGAGGAAGAGAATGTTCTGTTTGAGAACAGAGCTAAGCTGTACAGATTTGTGGATGGTGAATGGAAAGAAAGAGGAACTGGACTCATGAAGATTCTAGAGTCAATGGAAACCAGCAAAGTGAGGATCCTAATGCGTCGTGACCAG GTGTTGAAGGTCTGCTGTAATCACTTCATTCCTTCCGACATTGTTCTCTCGCACATAAGTGGGAATGACAAAACTTGGTCTTGGGCAGCTCAAGATTTTGCAGATGAAACTGTCCGTGTTGAGAAGTTTGGTGTCAGATTCAAAACTGTGGAAGAAGCAAACTTGTTCAAGGACACCATTGACAAAGTGAAAGCTAAGTTGCCTAAAA CTCCAGTTTCAAAACTTGTGGATTCCTCGCCAACTTTGATAGCTTCTTCAAAGAGCCCTGTTTCTAAACCCCCATTGATTGCTGAGACTCCAAAATCGTCGATCAGCGCAAAATCTAATGCCCCAGCTAGTACTGTGTCATTCGGTGGCTTTACATTCACCTCTGCACCATCTTTGGCCAAGAAAGCAGACGAAGACAGAGTGGATGTTTCTAAAAAGGAGGAAACAGCATCCAAACCCAGCCCATTTGCTGGCTTTTCCTTCGGAACTCCTTCTTCAACTCCATCAATTTTTGGCTCCTTTGGAGGGCAAAAAAGCGAAACCTTTGGAGGAGTTTCAGCTTTACAGTCTTctgaaaagaatgaaaaaa GCACTCCTTTGTTGGGAACAACCTCTgtgtttgaaaattctccaGTCTCGCAATTGAGCTTTGCCAGCATGTCCCAGCAGCAACCCTCCACATTCTCGAGCAGTGCAGGCAATTTCAAA GGATTTGATGGTGCTGGTACTCTTGTGTTTGGAGGATCCACTCCTTCCAAATCCACCACTGCTGTTGAAAGCACTGGATCAGTCAGTTCTTCTGCAGTTTGCCCTGGAGATGCAGAGAGCGCTGAAGATTTCATTCCCACGGCTGACTTCAAGCCTGTTATTCCTCTTCCTGAACTGGTGGAAGTCAAGACAg GAGAGGAAGGCGAGGATGTATTATTTGAAAACCGGGCGAAGCTATTGCGATTTGTGTTGGAAACAAAGGAATGGAAGGAGCGCGGTATTGGCAAGATGAAGATGACTTGGAATCCATCAACTTGTAAAGTCCGGCTTGTCATGAGACGAGAACAAGTCCTGAAAGTTTGTTGCAACCATTTCCTCACCCGAGAAATGAAGCTGTTGCCCATAAGTTCGTCTGATAGAAGCTGGACTTGGGTTGCCCAGGATTACTCCGAAGGAAATCTGTCTCAGGAAACACTCgccatcaaatttaaaaatccggAAGAGGCGTCTGCTTTTAAGGAAAAGTGGCAGGAAATTCAAAAAGACATGACAGATGGGGACAAATTGTTGCGAGGACAGGCCCCTCCAGCTCAAACACCTGCTACGTCAGTCACGCCCCTAACTGCAGACAAGGACCTCATGAAGCAGTTCAAAAAACCTGAGGGCAGCTGGGAATGTAAAGATTGTTACATCTCCAACAAAGCAGATGTGACCAAATGCGTAGCTTGTCAGACTTCAAAGCCAGGATCAGAAACTCCAAAAAGCAACCAAACTACGACACCAGCTGCTGGTGGGAGTCTGATGAGTCAGTTCAAAAAACCTGAGGGTAGCTGGGATTGCAAAGCTTGTTACATTAACAATAAATCAGACGTGAATATCTGTGTGGCATGCGAAACTGCTAGACCCGGATTTGAGGGTACAAAGCCAACCAAAAACCTCACACCTGGCTTGACTTTTGACTTCAAGTCTTCTGgatcttcaaaattttcgttcgGCAATGCCGCGGCAGCAGGTCCTGTCGTCACCTCCAGCTCAACATCAACCTTCAATTTTGGAAATCCAAGTTCCACCTCCACCTCAAAACCTGCCTTTGCTTTTGGTGTGTCGCAACCAGCCTTCTCTTTTGGAACACCAAAAATTACTGAGCCGTCCTCCACTACTACTTCATTTGGCTTCAAGTTGCCAGCCACACCTGCGCAGATCACTACAATTTCTACCAGTGCAGTAAGTCCTGGAGATGCTGAAGAGAGCGATGGAGAAGTTGAAAATGACGAGGGAGACCACATTCACTTCACG CCCATAATTCCGCTACCTGAGATGGTGAACGTTGTTACTGGAGAAGAAGACGAAGAACCTTTGTACAGTCATCGTGCAAAGCTGTTCAGGTGGGCAAATGGTGAATGGAAGGAGCGAGGTATTGGAGACTTGAAAATCTTGAGACACAAACAGAATGGGAGCATCAG GCTGCTGATGAGACGAGATCAAGTGCTCAAGATTTGCCTGAACCACCGACTCACCaatgaaatggaattttcgCCAAAAGGCGACAAAAATCGATCGTTCCAGTGGCACGCCTCTGATTTCTCTGAAGGGGAAGTGAGGCAGGAGCAGTTCGCTGTTCTCTTTAAAACTGAAGACATAGCTAAGGACTTCATTGAACATGTAGAAGAAGCAAAGTCGTTGCTTGGAGATCATGACTCATTGGCTGCCCAATCTGAAACAGCTGCCAAGACCATGTCGCCTAATG CTAACAATTCTATATTGGAATCTTCACTGGCTAGTAATAATCAGTCCACAACGCCTTCCAAGAGCTTTTCATTTGGACAGGATAACAACTCATCAGCTAGTGGCACTCCGAAATTTACGCTTGCACCATCCAGTTTCTCCTTTGGCGCACCATCTAAAG ACTTCACACAGAAAACTTCTACTGCAGATCCTTCAGTAGCATCAGATGATG AAGTGAAAATCTTAGATGTGATCAATGTGCATGTCTCTCCTGAAGATGTCAACAAAGCAAGAGCTCTGCAATTGCCAGACAACTTCTATTCATACAAGCAGAAGACTCCATGCAAAGGATGCAAGGGCTGTCAAGATGAGGAGAGTGACAGTAGTTCAGCTTCAGTGAAAGAAGAAAG TTCTGCTCAAGCTGCGAAGCCTGTGGCTGTCTTTGGACAGTCTGCAACGGTGggattttcagaaaaatcaattaaaccCGCTTTGAATGGAAGTTCAATCAACATCTTTTCGCCCTCAACTGATCAGCCCACTTTTGCAAGTCTTGCTCAGTCAAATACCAGCAGTGGATTTG GCAATGCTGCCTCAAGCAAGCCATTCTCTTGGGGGACTGGAGCCCCTTTGTTTGGCTCATCGCCTGCGCCTGTGTTTGGCGGCGGTAACACAAAGCCTGTTGCATTGTTCCAATCCCCTGCGACAGCATCTCCAAAAACCGACAAAGATGGTCACTCAAGTggtgaggaggaggaggaagaggaagcGCATGACCCGCACTTTGAACCAATCATCGACTTACCTGACATCATTGATGTCAGGACTGGCGAAGAAGACGAGGAAAAGA TTTTTGCCCAGCGCGCCAAGCTCTACAGGTATGATACATCGACAAAGGAGTGGAAGGAACGTGGCGTGGGCGAAATGAAACTGCTCTACCATCAGGCCACTGGAAGGTATCGACTGCTGCTGCGACGAGAGCAAGTGTACAAGGTCGTGTTGAACCAATTGCTCACCAAGGATTTGGAACTGAAGAAGATGGCTACCTCGAACAATGCTGTCTGCTGGGGTGGATTTAATCACGCTGAAGAAAGCGGTGGAAAAACTGAGGAGCTTGCGGTCAGATTCAAG AATGAAGATTtgttgaatgaatttaaatcaaaagtcGAGGAGGCTAAGGAGCGATTATCCACGATGGCACCTTCAACTCCACCACAAGCTGATAGGCATGGCCCCAGAACACCTCCTGTGCATTACGAAGAGAGTGACGAAGAGGAacaggaagaggaggaggagggaGAAGATGAGGAAGATGAAGATGATTACGAGACCTATGATGACTATGAAGAAAACGACCTCACGGACGAACAAGCCACTGTGTTCTCCCGTAAAGATGGCGATCCTTTTGGCCCATGGCTAGCTTTGGGCGTTGGGCGTGTGAAG ATCGCGTACTGCTCTGATGGACTTTACAGTGTCATTATTGAATTGGACGTCAGTGAAGGAAGTGAGAGCGTCAGGATTCCTGTTGACTCTCGAATGCAAGCTTTTTCTGAAAGAACTCAAGACAaagaaatttgcttttctgGCATGAACCAAGCTCAAGACACAGACCGAGTTGAGTACTACAAGGTGTTGTTCCAATCTAGCAGCGCAGCAGATGATTTTCAGGCCCATTTCTCTGAG ggATTGGTCATGGCTGATAACTTACAGCAAGAAAATGATGTCGAACCCTGA